In the Clostridium sporogenes genome, one interval contains:
- a CDS encoding DUF4397 domain-containing protein: MFDLPYFDKDKIRFRKSDEKSHLRILHASPDTPAVDIDIYINDKLISRGLAYRNFTEYMPLESNDYNIKVFPADKKDVAIIDENVFIPPNSIYTIAITGLSQDISLFNILDKKLDSKDPNKAYVRSINLSPDAPNIDFYMNDKEIFNNVDYKNITDYTSVDPKNYTLNLKLANTEDTILTSPNANLKANKYYTVYIIGLTDGKSSLQVLIPLDGNSYIK, translated from the coding sequence ATGTTTGATTTGCCTTATTTTGATAAAGACAAAATAAGATTTAGAAAAAGTGATGAAAAATCACATCTTAGAATTCTTCATGCATCTCCTGACACCCCTGCAGTAGATATAGATATATATATAAATGATAAATTAATATCTAGAGGACTAGCATATAGAAACTTTACTGAGTATATGCCTTTAGAGTCTAACGATTATAACATAAAAGTATTTCCTGCTGATAAAAAAGATGTAGCCATTATAGATGAAAATGTTTTTATTCCACCAAATTCTATTTATACAATAGCGATTACAGGTCTTTCTCAAGATATATCTTTATTTAATATACTTGATAAAAAATTAGATAGCAAGGATCCAAATAAAGCTTATGTTCGTTCTATTAATCTTTCTCCTGATGCTCCCAATATAGATTTTTATATGAATGACAAAGAAATATTTAATAATGTAGATTATAAAAATATAACAGATTATACCTCAGTAGATCCTAAAAATTATACCTTAAATTTAAAACTTGCTAATACAGAAGATACAATATTAACATCTCCAAATGCTAATTTAAAAGCTAATAAATATTATACTGTTTATATTATAGGATTAACTGATGGAAAATCTTCTTTGCAGGTGTTAATTCCTCTTGATGGAAACTCATATATAAAATAA
- a CDS encoding sodium:alanine symporter family protein: MDLLKIVEGFNNILWSYILMFFLFGAGIFFTFNLKFVQVRKFKAMFKQVFSKNQNNDSGITSFQALATAVAAQVGTGNLAGAATAIAAGGPGAIFWMWVSAFFGMGTIFSEAILAQKYKVKKDSGEVLGGPAYYIRDGFGSKKLAGFFAFSMMVSACLTGDMVQSNSIGISVNKAFGIPNIVVGIIVAILTALIVLGGIQRIASVTEKLVPIMALFFIIGSLIIIGINYDNIGPAFKMIFVGAFNPKAATGGLIGVSVREAMRYGISRGLFSNEAGMGSTPHAHAVANVKYPAEQGLVAMFGLFIDTFVVLTCTAMVILTTGALDGKTTGIELTQQAFINGFGHFGNIFVAISLFFFAFSTIIGWYFFGLLNVKFIFGDKGTKPYIVIFLVALVVGTVLDVPLVWQLADTFNGFMVIPNLIALIALAKLVKKELNNYENDVSVKY; the protein is encoded by the coding sequence ATGGATTTATTAAAGATTGTGGAAGGCTTTAACAATATACTTTGGAGTTATATTTTAATGTTCTTTTTGTTTGGAGCAGGAATATTTTTTACTTTTAATTTAAAGTTTGTACAGGTAAGAAAATTTAAAGCCATGTTTAAACAGGTCTTTTCAAAAAATCAAAATAATGATTCAGGTATAACATCTTTCCAAGCATTAGCTACAGCAGTAGCAGCACAAGTTGGAACGGGAAATTTAGCAGGAGCTGCTACTGCTATTGCTGCTGGAGGACCAGGCGCTATATTTTGGATGTGGGTTAGTGCTTTCTTTGGTATGGGAACTATATTTTCAGAAGCAATTTTAGCACAAAAATATAAAGTTAAAAAAGACAGTGGAGAAGTGCTTGGAGGACCAGCCTATTATATAAGAGATGGATTTGGTAGTAAAAAATTAGCAGGATTCTTTGCTTTCTCAATGATGGTATCAGCTTGTCTAACTGGAGATATGGTTCAATCTAATTCAATTGGTATATCTGTAAATAAAGCTTTTGGAATTCCTAATATAGTTGTAGGTATAATAGTAGCAATACTTACTGCATTAATAGTTCTTGGAGGAATACAGAGAATAGCATCAGTTACAGAAAAGTTAGTTCCTATTATGGCTTTATTCTTCATTATAGGAAGTTTGATAATTATAGGAATTAATTATGATAACATAGGCCCAGCATTTAAAATGATATTTGTAGGTGCTTTTAATCCTAAGGCAGCTACAGGAGGACTTATTGGTGTATCTGTAAGGGAAGCCATGAGATATGGAATATCTAGAGGATTATTTTCTAATGAAGCTGGTATGGGATCCACTCCACATGCCCATGCTGTTGCAAATGTTAAATATCCAGCAGAGCAAGGACTTGTAGCTATGTTTGGATTATTTATTGATACTTTTGTTGTTTTAACTTGTACAGCTATGGTAATTTTAACAACTGGAGCTTTAGATGGAAAAACTACAGGCATAGAATTAACACAACAAGCTTTTATAAATGGTTTTGGGCATTTTGGTAATATATTTGTAGCAATAAGTTTATTTTTCTTTGCTTTTTCAACAATAATAGGATGGTATTTCTTTGGATTACTAAATGTTAAGTTTATATTTGGTGATAAAGGGACAAAACCTTATATAGTAATATTTCTTGTGGCTTTGGTAGTAGGAACAGTTTTAGATGTGCCATTGGTATGGCAATTAGCGGACACTTTTAATGGGTTTATGGTAATACCTAATTTAATAGCTTTAATAGCCTTAGCTAAATTAGTTAAAAAAGAACTTAATAATTATGAAAATGATGTCTCTGTGAAATACTAG
- a CDS encoding sodium:alanine symporter family protein, translated as MEFLLNVFENINNVLWTYILMFFLCGAGIFFTFKLGFVQVKKFKAMFKQVFTKSDNDDGISSFQALATAVAAQVGTGILAGSATAIASGGPGAIFWMWISSFFGMGTIFAEAVLAQKYKVKDEDGEVLGGPAYYIRDGLGSKKLAKFFAFAMMISACLTGDMVQSNSISISMNKAYNIPTLITGIVLVVLTAMIVIGGIQRIASVTEKLIPIMGALFILGSLIIIFKNYYNIIPALKMIFVGAFNPRAATGGLIGASVREAMRYGVSRGLFSNEAGMGSTPHAHAIANVKHPVQQGLVAMFGVFIDIFVILNCTAFVILTSGALDGKTTGIELTQQAFVNGFGGFGNSFVAISLFFFAFSTMIGWFFFGALNVKFIFGKKGMKPYTAIYLISLILGTVLDVPLVWQLADTFNGLMVIPNLIALVALAKLVQKELKDYNENFLLKQAVADRKISNL; from the coding sequence ATGGAATTTTTACTAAATGTTTTTGAAAATATCAACAACGTGCTATGGACCTATATATTAATGTTTTTTTTATGTGGTGCAGGAATATTTTTTACCTTTAAATTAGGTTTTGTACAAGTTAAAAAGTTTAAGGCAATGTTTAAACAAGTATTTACTAAAAGTGATAATGATGATGGGATTAGTTCATTCCAAGCATTAGCTACTGCAGTAGCAGCACAGGTAGGAACAGGAATTTTAGCTGGGTCTGCAACAGCTATAGCGTCTGGTGGACCAGGAGCTATATTTTGGATGTGGATTAGTTCCTTTTTTGGTATGGGTACTATATTTGCAGAGGCTGTTTTAGCTCAAAAATACAAAGTTAAGGATGAAGATGGTGAAGTATTAGGAGGACCAGCTTATTATATAAGAGATGGACTAGGTAGTAAAAAACTAGCTAAATTTTTTGCTTTTGCTATGATGATATCAGCCTGTTTAACAGGAGATATGGTTCAGTCAAATTCTATTTCTATATCAATGAATAAAGCCTATAATATTCCAACTTTAATTACAGGAATAGTATTAGTAGTGCTTACAGCTATGATAGTTATAGGTGGAATACAACGTATAGCATCAGTTACAGAAAAACTAATACCTATAATGGGAGCATTATTTATACTAGGGAGTTTAATAATTATATTTAAAAATTACTATAATATAATCCCAGCTCTTAAGATGATATTTGTAGGAGCCTTTAATCCAAGAGCTGCTACAGGTGGTCTTATAGGTGCATCTGTAAGAGAAGCTATGAGATATGGTGTATCTAGAGGTTTATTTTCAAATGAAGCTGGTATGGGATCTACACCTCATGCTCATGCAATTGCAAATGTTAAGCATCCAGTACAACAAGGATTAGTTGCTATGTTCGGAGTTTTCATAGATATATTTGTAATATTAAACTGTACAGCTTTTGTTATACTTACAAGTGGAGCTTTAGATGGTAAAACTACAGGTATAGAATTAACACAACAGGCTTTTGTAAATGGTTTTGGAGGATTTGGTAATTCTTTTGTAGCTATTAGTTTATTCTTCTTTGCATTTTCAACAATGATAGGATGGTTTTTCTTTGGTGCTCTAAATGTTAAATTTATATTTGGAAAAAAAGGAATGAAGCCGTATACTGCTATATACTTAATTTCTTTAATATTGGGTACTGTTTTAGATGTACCACTAGTATGGCAATTAGCGGATACCTTTAATGGATTAATGGTTATACCAAATTTAATAGCTTTAGTAGCGTTGGCTAAATTAGTCCAAAAAGAACTTAAAGATTATAATGAAAATTTTTTATTAAAACAGGCAGTAGCAGATAGAAAAATAAGTAATTTATAA